The Medicago truncatula cultivar Jemalong A17 unplaced genomic scaffold, MtrunA17r5.0-ANR MtrunA17Chr0c02, whole genome shotgun sequence genome includes a window with the following:
- the LOC112418398 gene encoding uncharacterized protein, translated as MARPFQKINSLNDSKSLWKIAVRVVDLWTVGNSKNKQHIEMVGCDKEGDRIQVILPNEFKDQFKSRVAENTTFTLQNFDVEKNEMTIKATNHKFRLVFNVATTIDSIDKHDIPKPPFCFKEFDMIKKGGKPQAGPTIILLHNAKIKKATDKYELGVSNSWNATKLFINPEIPEVLQFKQGLPLDDTGSSQSQQLSVQSQMFSPSSSSLTQYSSIERFIGSAVVLPLHDILQLTETTLCVIVVKLIKSNHPRMGGTTKRALSATGAAKGDTLPLFCSENHETNAINLRFKLELEVEYNGFATKFFFWDRECNQLLGTTAADLQRVMIEAGVTNPLEYPIHLDQLENRKLVCKVKWQPSWDSCSVQAVKEDEGLIEKIKELFPKNETDQNVPIENVEIAEKDQALPIQNVGTGEVGSSQMPDYTTLSQLDILSVIPTPLLSAVCENEPDIQSALTPGKRIADSLPTDDFESPDTCSTKQSSTKIRRNIKREKKD; from the exons ATGGCTAGGCCTTTCCAAAAAATTAACagcctcaatgattcaaaatctTTGTGGAAAATTGCTGTTCGAGTTGTTGATTTATGGACTGTTGGAAATTCAAAGAACAAACAACATATTGAGATGGTGGGGTGCGACAAAGAG GGTGATCGTATTCAAGTCATTTTGCCAAATGAATTCAAAGATCAGTTTAAGAGTAGAGTTGCTGAGAACACTACTTTTACTCTGCAAAACTTTGATGTTGAGAAAAATGAGATGACCATCAAAGCAACTAATCATAAGTTTAGGCTGGTGTTTAATGTTGCAACAACTATCGATAGCATCGATAAACATGACATACCCAAACCACCATTCTGCTTCAAGGAATTTGATATGATAAAGAAGGGC GGGAAGCCACAGGCTGGACCAACTATCATTCTTCTGCACAATGCTAAGATTAAGAAAGCCACAG ATAAATATGAACTCGGAGTCTCTAATTCATGGAATGCTACAAAGCTATTTATCAATCCTGAAATACCAGAGGTGCTTCAATTCAAACAAGG GTTGCCTCTTGATGACACAGGATCGTCACAAAGTCAGCAACTAAGTGTTCAATCTCAAATGTTTAGCCCATCTTCATCATCTCTAACACAATACTCATCTATTGAGAGGTTCATTGGTAGTGCTGTTGTTCTACCACTACATGACATCTTGCAACTCACGGAG ACAACTTTGTGTGTGATTGTTGTGAAGTTAATCAAGTCAAACCATCCAAGAATGGGTGGTACTACAAAGCGTGCACTAAGTGCAACAGGGGCTGCAAAGGGTGATACCTTACCGCTATTCTGTTCTGAAAACCATGAGACCAATGCTATCAATCTCCG TTTTAAGTTGGAGCTGGAAGTGGAATATAATGGATTTGCAACTAAGTTTTTCTTCTGGGATCGTGAGTGCAATCAATTGCTTGGAACTACAGCTGCTGATCTGCAAAGGGTTATGATTGAG GCTGGTGTCACAAATCCTTTGGAATATCCAATTCATCTGGACCAATTGGAAAATAGAAAGTTGGTTTGTAAAGTTAAGTGGCAGCCATCTTGGGACAGTTGTTCAGTTCAAGCAGTCAAGGAAGATGAAGGTTTGATAGAAAAGATCAAAGAATTGTTCCCAAAAAATGAG ACCGATCAAAATGTGCCTATTGAGAATGTTGAAATAGCAGAG aaggatCAAGCTCTCCCTATTCAGAATGTTGGTACAGGCGAg GTAGGTTCGTCCCAAATGCCAGATTATACCACTCTTTCTCAGCTGGACATCTTATCGGTCATCCCAACT CCACTGCTATCTGCTGTCTGTGAGAATGAACCTGATATTCAATCTGCACTCACACCAGGGAAAAGAATTGCAGACTCACTTCCTACCGATGATTTCGAAAGCCCAGATACATGCTCAACCAAACAGTCTTCAACTAAGATCAGGAGAAATAtcaagagagaaaagaaagattaa